The following proteins are encoded in a genomic region of Streptococcus equi subsp. equi:
- the eda gene encoding 2-dehydro-3-deoxy-6-phosphogalactonate aldolase — MSAEFEHDDAVIIGAGTVMTPDLAREAIAAGASFLVSPHFSREIAEVANQASNLYFPGCATATEIVTAMNASCPIIKVFPGGVVGPGFIKDIHGPIPEVDLMPSGGVSIDNVKEWKNAGAVAVGIGSALASRVEAEGYDSVTRIAASFVSALD, encoded by the coding sequence TTGTCAGCTGAGTTTGAGCATGATGATGCTGTGATTATTGGAGCTGGGACAGTGATGACGCCTGATCTGGCAAGAGAAGCTATTGCAGCAGGTGCTAGCTTTTTAGTTAGTCCTCATTTTTCTAGAGAAATAGCAGAGGTTGCCAATCAGGCATCAAATCTTTATTTCCCAGGCTGTGCAACAGCTACTGAAATTGTCACAGCAATGAATGCCTCTTGTCCGATTATTAAGGTCTTTCCTGGAGGTGTTGTAGGACCAGGCTTTATTAAGGATATTCATGGTCCTATTCCTGAGGTTGATTTGATGCCATCAGGTGGTGTGTCGATTGACAATGTCAAGGAGTGGAAAAATGCAGGTGCTGTTGCTGTTGGGATTGGTTCAGCCTTAGCTAGCCGAGTTGAGGCTGAGGGCTATGATAGTGTAACCCGTATTGCAGCGTCATTTGTATCAGCCCTTGATTAA
- the iolC_1 gene encoding PfkB family carbohydrate kinase has protein sequence MKKVVSLGEILLRLSPPQYQTLKQATSLDCQFGGSELNVISSLAQLGHQVSLISAIPDNDLGQMTKTFLFSRQINQEHIIEKGQRLGLYYYQKGFSLRASRVTYDRCHSAFWESKRADYDLEHVFDEADWFHVSGITPALTSDLYELTYYLMTKARAEGLTISFDLNFRASLWSSFQEARDLLSPLVQLADVCIGIEPLTLKGSGALDLKDQLGLNRPYDDEALLKEVLARLADTYGVKCFAFTQREMDYTNEYLLKAYLYQNGSLYKTQKSGIQVLDRVGTGDAFTAGLIHGLLSYKDEQATLDVAMASFKFKHTIEGDSNIMTQDDIDHLLAKESHEIQR, from the coding sequence GTGAAAAAAGTTGTATCCTTGGGTGAAATCCTCTTGCGATTGTCACCCCCTCAATACCAGACGTTAAAGCAGGCAACAAGCCTAGATTGTCAATTTGGAGGTTCTGAGCTTAATGTCATCTCAAGCCTTGCTCAGCTAGGGCATCAGGTCTCTCTTATTTCAGCTATTCCAGACAATGATCTGGGACAAATGACAAAAACCTTTCTCTTTTCGCGTCAAATTAATCAGGAGCATATTATCGAAAAGGGTCAGCGTTTAGGGCTTTATTATTATCAAAAGGGCTTTTCTTTGCGAGCAAGTCGGGTTACCTATGACCGCTGTCATTCAGCCTTTTGGGAGTCAAAGCGTGCTGACTATGATTTGGAGCATGTTTTTGATGAGGCTGATTGGTTTCATGTGTCTGGGATAACGCCTGCTCTAACGAGTGATCTTTATGAGCTGACCTATTATTTGATGACAAAGGCTAGGGCAGAGGGATTGACTATTTCCTTTGATTTGAATTTTAGGGCTAGTCTATGGTCCTCCTTTCAGGAGGCTAGAGATCTCTTGTCGCCTCTTGTTCAGCTGGCTGATGTTTGTATTGGCATTGAGCCGCTGACGCTTAAGGGAAGCGGCGCGCTTGATTTAAAGGATCAATTAGGCTTGAATAGACCCTATGATGATGAAGCCTTGTTGAAGGAGGTGCTGGCTAGGTTAGCTGATACCTATGGGGTAAAATGCTTTGCCTTTACCCAGAGAGAGATGGACTATACCAATGAATACCTGTTAAAGGCCTACCTGTATCAAAATGGCAGCCTTTATAAAACCCAAAAATCTGGTATTCAGGTTCTGGACCGAGTAGGGACGGGCGATGCTTTTACGGCAGGGCTGATTCATGGCTTATTAAGTTATAAAGACGAGCAGGCTACTTTAGATGTTGCAATGGCTAGCTTTAAGTTTAAGCATACCATTGAGGGTGATAGTAATATCATGACACAAGATGACATTGATCATTTACTGGCCAAGGAATCGCATGAGATTCAACGATAA
- the gntR gene encoding GntR family regulatory protein, giving the protein MARPLVEKTAERLLKLILERGYEVGAKLPNEYELAQDLEVGRSTIREAVRSLATRNVLEVRQGSGTYISSKKGVSEDPLGFSLVKDTAKLTADLFELRLLLEPRIAALTAQHATPKEVEALEKLVVDIEEAVAAGDPKHLQLDVNFHSLMAKYSGNIAMDSLLPVINQSIHLINANYTNRQMKEDSLQAHRDILNAIKAGDPIAAHDAMLLHIMTVKRTAFLS; this is encoded by the coding sequence ATGGCTAGGCCTTTAGTCGAAAAAACAGCAGAGCGCTTGTTAAAGCTAATTTTAGAACGTGGGTATGAGGTTGGAGCAAAGCTCCCCAATGAATATGAGTTAGCACAGGACTTAGAGGTTGGAAGAAGCACTATTAGAGAAGCTGTTAGAAGCTTAGCAACTAGAAATGTTTTAGAGGTTAGACAAGGATCAGGTACTTATATTAGCTCGAAAAAAGGTGTTTCTGAGGATCCTTTAGGCTTTTCCTTAGTCAAGGACACAGCCAAGCTGACCGCTGATTTGTTTGAATTGCGGCTATTGCTTGAGCCTAGGATTGCCGCTTTGACAGCACAGCATGCAACGCCAAAGGAGGTTGAAGCCTTAGAGAAGCTTGTTGTTGATATTGAAGAGGCCGTAGCTGCTGGTGATCCTAAGCATTTGCAGCTGGATGTGAATTTCCATTCCTTGATGGCAAAATACAGTGGCAATATTGCTATGGATAGCTTGCTACCGGTGATCAATCAGTCGATTCATCTGATCAATGCCAATTACACAAATCGTCAGATGAAAGAAGATTCTCTACAAGCCCACAGAGATATTCTGAATGCGATTAAAGCGGGAGATCCGATCGCGGCACATGACGCTATGCTCCTGCACATCATGACAGTTAAGCGAACGGCTTTTCTATCATAA
- the uxaC gene encoding glucuronate isomerase, producing MAFNDDNFMLKNEAAKRLYQQIKDQPIFDYHCHLDPKEIFEDKVYDNIVDLWLGGDHYKWRLMRANGISEEEITGSASKLDKFKAFARTLQRSYGNPVYHWSVMELKNVFGVCELLTEDNAEEIYHRINAYLVEHQISPRKLIADSRVRFIGTTDHPLDDLAWHKRLAADDTFETVVAPTFRPDEAFIEHQRFADFVARLAQATGRTITDFKSFIAAMEERIAYFAENGCKASDISFTEIVFEAAEPEQLDRLMTRVLEGYQPQPLEVKQWQTAVFAELCRLYKHYGFVTQVHFGALRNNHSAIFNKLGADVGVDSLGDQTGLAINMNRLLDHLVQRDSLPKMIWYNLNPSYNIAVANTLANFQANENGIAGYLQFGAGWWFADTKLGMISQMNALAEQGLLANFVGMLTDSRSFLSYQRHDYFRRILSTYLGEWIEEGEVPEDYQALGKMAQDIAYNNAIQYFN from the coding sequence ATGGCTTTTAATGACGACAATTTTATGCTAAAAAATGAGGCAGCAAAGCGCCTCTATCAACAAATCAAGGATCAGCCTATTTTTGATTACCATTGTCACTTAGATCCAAAGGAAATTTTTGAGGACAAGGTTTATGACAATATTGTTGACCTTTGGCTTGGTGGTGATCATTACAAGTGGCGCTTGATGCGCGCTAATGGCATTTCGGAAGAAGAAATCACAGGCTCAGCCTCTAAGCTGGATAAATTCAAGGCCTTTGCCCGTACACTTCAGCGCTCCTATGGCAATCCTGTTTACCACTGGTCAGTGATGGAGTTGAAAAATGTCTTTGGTGTCTGTGAGCTACTGACTGAGGATAATGCAGAGGAAATCTATCATCGTATCAATGCTTACTTGGTTGAGCACCAGATTAGTCCTAGAAAGTTGATTGCAGATAGCCGAGTGCGGTTTATTGGTACGACAGATCACCCGCTTGATGACCTAGCTTGGCATAAGAGGTTAGCTGCTGATGATACCTTTGAGACGGTTGTCGCGCCAACCTTTAGACCAGATGAGGCTTTTATTGAGCATCAGCGCTTTGCAGATTTTGTGGCTCGTCTTGCTCAAGCTACCGGAAGAACTATTACAGATTTTAAGAGCTTTATAGCGGCTATGGAAGAGCGTATTGCCTATTTTGCAGAAAATGGTTGTAAGGCCAGTGACATCAGCTTTACAGAGATTGTCTTTGAAGCAGCAGAGCCAGAGCAATTAGACCGTCTCATGACAAGGGTTTTAGAGGGCTATCAGCCGCAGCCGTTAGAGGTCAAGCAATGGCAGACAGCGGTGTTTGCAGAGCTTTGCAGGCTTTATAAGCACTATGGCTTTGTTACTCAGGTGCATTTTGGTGCTCTTCGCAATAATCATTCAGCTATATTCAACAAGCTGGGGGCAGATGTGGGTGTTGACTCACTGGGAGACCAAACAGGACTAGCAATCAATATGAATCGCCTGCTGGATCATCTGGTGCAAAGAGACAGCCTGCCAAAGATGATTTGGTATAACCTAAATCCGAGCTATAATATCGCGGTTGCTAATACACTAGCTAATTTCCAAGCCAATGAAAACGGTATTGCGGGCTATCTGCAATTCGGTGCAGGCTGGTGGTTTGCTGATACCAAGCTTGGTATGATTAGCCAGATGAATGCCTTGGCTGAGCAAGGTTTGTTAGCTAATTTTGTCGGCATGCTAACGGATTCACGTTCATTTTTATCCTATCAGCGTCATGATTATTTCAGACGTATTTTGTCGACCTACCTTGGTGAGTGGATTGAAGAAGGTGAGGTACCAGAGGA
- the uidA gene encoding beta-D-glucuronidase, whose protein sequence is MLYPILTKTRKIYDLGGLWQFKLGDHNPQELLASDELMVVPTSFNDVVVDKDKRNYIGDFWYERFVDVPDLAADEELVLRFGSVTHNATVYVNGQALGQHKGGFTPFEVLVPETHYQDNQIKVSVCANNILDYTSLPVGNYSEETQEDGSIKKIVKENFDFFNYAGIHRPVKLMVRPKCHISDITITSDLSEDMTSALVEVSVETSAAVDEVKVTIFDEEHKLVAQAIDGKARLDKVRLWEVLDAYLYTAHVEIIVDGNVVDSYDEPFGIRSIAVEKGQFLLNGKPVYFKGFGKHEDTFINGRGLNEAANLMDMNLLKELGANSFRTSHYPYSEEMMRLADRMGILVIDEVPAVGLFQNFTASLDLSPKDNGTWSVMKTKEAHEQAIRELVKRDKNHPSVVMWVVANEPASHEEGAHEYFEPLIALYKALDPQQRPVTLVNLLLATPDRDKVMDLVDVISLNRYYAWYVDHGDLIKGEVGLRQELLEWQKKFPNKPILMTEYGADTLPGLHSMWDIPYTEEFQCRFYEMSHRVFDEIPNLVGEQVWNFADFETNLMIFRIQGNHKGLFSRNRQPKHVVGLFKERWNTIPHYNYKKK, encoded by the coding sequence ATGTTATACCCAATACTGACAAAAACAAGAAAGATTTATGATTTAGGGGGGCTCTGGCAATTTAAGCTAGGAGACCATAACCCGCAGGAGCTCCTAGCCTCTGATGAGCTGATGGTTGTGCCGACCTCCTTTAATGATGTGGTTGTGGATAAGGACAAGCGCAATTACATCGGTGATTTTTGGTACGAGCGCTTTGTTGATGTGCCAGATCTTGCTGCTGATGAGGAGCTGGTACTTCGCTTTGGCTCTGTCACGCACAATGCAACAGTCTATGTTAATGGGCAAGCTTTAGGGCAACACAAGGGAGGCTTCACTCCATTTGAGGTGTTGGTGCCTGAGACCCATTATCAGGATAATCAAATTAAGGTATCTGTTTGTGCCAATAATATTTTAGATTATACCAGCCTTCCAGTGGGCAATTATAGTGAAGAAACTCAAGAGGATGGCAGTATCAAAAAAATTGTCAAGGAGAATTTTGACTTCTTCAACTATGCTGGTATTCACCGTCCAGTGAAGCTTATGGTGCGGCCAAAATGCCATATCTCAGATATCACGATCACGAGTGACTTGTCTGAGGATATGACATCAGCCTTAGTCGAGGTATCTGTTGAAACCTCAGCAGCTGTTGATGAGGTTAAGGTGACGATCTTTGATGAAGAGCACAAGCTCGTTGCGCAGGCTATTGATGGCAAGGCAAGACTTGATAAGGTTCGTTTATGGGAAGTTTTAGATGCTTATCTATACACTGCCCACGTTGAGATCATCGTAGATGGCAATGTTGTAGATAGTTATGATGAGCCATTTGGTATCAGAAGTATTGCAGTTGAAAAAGGACAATTTTTACTAAATGGCAAGCCTGTTTATTTCAAGGGCTTTGGTAAGCATGAGGATACCTTTATCAACGGTCGTGGATTGAATGAAGCAGCTAATTTAATGGATATGAATCTGCTCAAGGAGCTTGGTGCCAATTCATTTCGTACCTCACACTACCCTTACTCTGAGGAGATGATGCGTCTGGCAGATCGTATGGGAATCTTGGTTATTGATGAGGTTCCGGCAGTAGGGCTCTTCCAAAACTTTACAGCCTCCTTGGATCTTTCGCCAAAGGACAATGGCACTTGGTCTGTCATGAAAACTAAGGAAGCGCATGAGCAAGCAATTCGTGAGCTCGTCAAGCGTGACAAAAATCACCCTTCTGTTGTCATGTGGGTCGTGGCCAATGAGCCTGCCAGCCATGAAGAGGGAGCACACGAATACTTTGAGCCGCTGATTGCTCTTTATAAGGCACTAGATCCGCAGCAGCGTCCAGTAACATTGGTTAATCTGCTATTAGCAACACCTGATCGAGATAAGGTGATGGATCTGGTTGATGTGATCTCCTTAAACCGTTATTATGCTTGGTATGTTGATCATGGAGACTTGATCAAAGGAGAGGTTGGGCTGCGTCAGGAGCTATTAGAATGGCAGAAGAAGTTTCCTAACAAGCCTATCCTGATGACAGAGTACGGTGCAGATACGCTTCCTGGTCTTCATTCGATGTGGGATATTCCATATACAGAGGAATTTCAGTGCCGCTTCTATGAGATGAGTCACCGCGTTTTTGATGAGATTCCTAATCTAGTTGGAGAGCAGGTATGGAATTTTGCTGATTTTGAAACTAATCTGATGATCTTCCGTATTCAAGGCAATCATAAGGGGCTTTTTTCTAGAAATCGCCAGCCTAAGCATGTTGTTGGTTTGTTTAAAGAGCGCTGGAATACCATTCCCCACTACAATTATAAAAAGAAATAG